In one Cardiocondyla obscurior isolate alpha-2009 linkage group LG17, Cobs3.1, whole genome shotgun sequence genomic region, the following are encoded:
- the Sgsh gene encoding N-sulphoglucosamine sulphohydrolase, with translation MLHNCDMPRDSCLNKLCLLCIVVSCIFGTNGETDTTKKNVLLLLADDAGFEMRSYLNKICQTPNLDKLAKESLLFNNAYTSVSSCSPSRSAILTGLPSHQNGMYGLHHGVHHFNSFDDIQSLPKILKEKNIRTGIIGKKHVGPSNVYPFDFAHTEENNSILQVGRNITHIKLLAREFFSQNRTQPFFLYVAFHDPHRCGHSHPEYGNFCEKFGNGDVGMGIIPDWSPIYYQWDQVKVPYYVPNTEAARKDIAAQYTTISRLDKGVGLILEELTNAGFKNNTLVIYTSDNGIPFPNGRTNLYDSGMAEPMMISSPIHGHRKNSVTYSLTSLLDIVPTILDWFNLTYMDEESNEIPSPQLTGKSLLPLLLQEPVENNTAVFASQTHHEVTMYYPMRAIRTKRHKLIHNINYKMPFPIDQDFYISPTFQDILNRTKNHQLLPWYKTLKKYYQRPEWELYDLKSDPEELNNIVNKPSAKNIFVELQKRLFDWLKTTKDPWLCAPDGVLEDIGQKNNPQCMPLNNFDNQGFF, from the exons ATGTTACACAATTGCGACATGCCGAGGGACAGCtgtttgaataaattatgtttgtTGTGCATTGTTGTATCATGTATATTTGGTACAAATGGAGAAACCGACACAACTAAAAAGAATGTGCTTTTATTGCTGG CTGACGATGCAGGATTTGAAATGCGATCATacttgaataaaatatgtcaAACTCCTAATTTGGATAAATTAGCAAAAGAAagtttattattcaataatgCATATACATCTGTCAGTAGCTGTTCACCAAG cCGTTCCGCAATATTAACTGGGTTACCAAGTCATCAGAATGGAATGTATGGTCTTCATCATGGAGTTCATCACTTTAATTCTTTTGATGATATCCAAAGTTtgccaaaaatattaaaagaaaaaaacattcggacag GAATCATTGGCAAAAAACATGTAGGCCCAAGTAATGTTTACCCATTTGATTTTGCACATACAGAAGAAAACAATTCTATTCTTCAAGTGGGTCGTAATATCACTCATATAAAATTACTAGctcgcgaatttttttcacaaaatagAACACa ACCCTTCTTTTTATACGTTGCCTTTCACGATCCACACCGCTGTGGGCATAGCCATCCAGAATATGgtaatttttgtgaaaaatttgGTAATGGTGATGTTGGAATGGGTATAATTCCCGATTGGAGTCCGATATATTATCAATGGGACCAAGTAAAAGTGCCTTACTATGTTCCGAATACTGAAGCCGCTCGAAAAGACATTGCTGCTCAATATACAACGATATCTCGTTTAGACAAAG gCGTTGGCCTCATTCTCGAAGAATTAACAAATGCAGGGTTTAAAAACAACACATTGGTAATCTATACGTCTGACAATGGTATACCCTTCCCAAACGGTCGTACAAATTTATATGATTCGG GTATGGCCGAACCCATGATGATATCATCACCAATTCATGGTCATAGGAAAAATAGCGTGACATATAGTTTAACATCTTTATTAGATATAGTACCAACGATATTAGATTGGTTCAATTTGACTTATATGGACGAAGAGTCCAATGAAATCCCTTCTCCACAACTTACTGGCAAATCGCTTTTACCATTACTCCTTCAAG aaccCGTAGAAAATAATACTGCAGTTTTTGCTAGTCAAACACATCACGAAGTTACGATGTATTATCCTATGCGTGCAATTAGAACTAAACGCCATAAGCTTATACACAATATTAACTATAAAATGCCATTTCCTATCGATCAGGACTTTTACATATCTCCAACGTTTCAg GACATTCTAAATAGAACAAAAAATCACCAGCTCTTACCATGGTATAAaacattaaagaaatattatcagAGGCCAGAATGGGAATTATATGATTTAAAATCTGATCcagaagaattaaataatatagttAATAAACCTTCAGCAaag AACATATTTGTGGAATTACAAAAACGATTATTTGATTGGTTAAAAACAACAAAAGATCCATGGCTGTGTGCACCAGATGGAGTTCTGGAGGATATAGGACAGAAAAATAATCCTCAATGTATGCCATTGAACAATTTTGATAATCAAGGTTTTTTCtaa
- the LOC139109365 gene encoding partitioning defective 3 homolog: MKVTVCFDNVRVVVPCGDGTLLVKDLMHEAILRYKKATGKNDNTLVVNSLSSLTGGGLLDPDDRLCDVADDREQIVAHFAGSDVNHVGGDGASSVGTNSPDFFHRDSKEQAYPIDIHSSTSNSIKRESTKRLSMHALSTREPSLAMYSAQSLPRESRRREPLGQDSKAPYEFGSNIEPGNQEVREIVIKNEAGPLGLHVVPCYDLLGNDQGLRVEGIEPNGRIARDGQIDLHDNIIKINGHNLLHIPFPKVQEIFRLCMNDPCLQISVVKHKKKVKNEKSLHKNPGNTSGGSEKTEGDESVKKLQCSNYNLLQTANTRKIGRMIEIELVKGSNGLGFSVTTRDNPAGGHCPIYIKNILPKGAAVEDGRLRPGDRLLEVNNKEMTGKSQTEVVSLLRSIPAGGKVRIIVSRQEEVSSNIPDAQAIATSAPPAAEVMNNSKYWNALNRSPTKKNNVPDKVSTHNYEKCTYKPVKSSEDIVLSPRKNRVIMNLDIPVHDSEKAGLGVSVKGKTNSCDDNTNMDLGIFIKSVIHGGAASRDGRLRTNDQLLRVNGVSLLGLSNSEAMETLRRAMLNTDSSVTGVINLIIARRVSSYDTSDKNTPDNIQSHRKPEVSSIYISDSAKINDNIVKEKNTSNSQTDVLDNGGLLSCVTTSPWNPVIDRLTEQYSKSSLRNESYCLATNKTWIEPINNVKKIIGSRDDREAVLLEESNNDSSQGNDAKRNTEDKDSQYSGDPTYDSQLSLEELNSSSNKFSRDALGRQSMSEKRHAALDAKNTDTYKRNKKLRESRENKNTDQLNQKSTSQTSNHLSDLGDSKRSSKSKTFEKHTSFEKHVKALAGNTNVDNNVKHYEKPVDVAQSEYMYTIPGCNNKFLSPKKHWLVDDVHSEVTSSNNIKDEREGFSNSRGDVKQASLNSALDDRYKRKKNGLRSILRLNRNRKSLNFEGSIDTRHETSKYCRIGYIA; encoded by the coding sequence ATGAAGGTGACCGTGTGCTTCGACAACGTCCGAGTGGTGGTCCCGTGCGGAGATGGAACCTTGCTGGTTAAGGATCTTATGCACGAGGCCATTCTGAGGTACAAAAAGGCCACTGGCAAGAACGATAACACTTTGGTCGTCAACAGCTTGTCTTCCTTGACGGGAGGCGGTTTACTGGATCCGGACGACAGATTGTGCGATGTGGCTGACGACAGAGAACAGATTGTGGCACATTTCGCCGGCTCCGATGTCAATCACGTTGGTGGCGACGGCGCGAGCTCAGTTGGCACAAACAGTCCTGACTTTTTTCACAGAGATAGCAAGGAGCAGGCTTATCCAATCGATATCCATTCCTCTACGTCTAATAGTATTAAGAGAGAAAGCACCAAGCGCCTTTCGATGCACGCATTGTCAACGAGAGAGCCTTCGCTCGCGATGTATTCTGCTCAATCCCTGCCGCGAGAGTCTCGACGTAGGGAACCTTTAGGTCAAGATTCTAAAGCTCCGTATGAATTTGGTAGTAATATTGAACCCGGAAATCAAGAGGTACGAGAAATAGTGATAAAAAATGAGGCAGGGCCGCTGGGGCTCCACGTGGTGCCATGTTACGACTTGTTAGGCAATGATCAAGGACTCAGAGTCGAAGGTATTGAACCGAACGGTCGTATTGCCAGGGACGGACAGATTGATCTACAcgacaatattataaaaataaatggccACAACTTGTTGCACATACCATTCCCGAAAGTTCAAGAGATATTTAGATTATGCATGAATGATCCTTGTTTACAAATTTCTGTtgttaaacataaaaaaaaggtaaaaaatgagaaatctTTACACAAAAATCCAGGAAATACCAGTGGTGGATCAGAAAAAACCGAAGGCGATGAGAGTGTCAAGAAACTTCAATGCAGCAATTATAATCTTTTACAAACTGCAAATACAAGGAAAATTGGACGAATGATAGAGATAGAATTAGTAAAGGGAAGTAACGGTTTAGGATTTAGTGTTACAACGCGTGATAATCCTGCTGGAGGACATTGTCCTAtatatattaagaatatattacCAAAAGGCGCTGCAGTGGAAGATGGAAGATTGAGACCTGGTGATAGATTGCTAGAAGTAAATAATAAGGAGATGACTGGAAAAAGCCAAACAGAGGTTGTGTCGTTGCTCAGAAGTATTCCTGCCGGAGGTAAAGTAAGAATAATAGTATCGCGTCAAGAAGAAGTTTCTTCAAACATTCCAGATGCTCAAGCCATTGCAACATCTGCTCCCCCGGCTGCTGAAGTAATGAATAATTCGAAATATTGGAATGCATTAAATAGATCGCCAACTAAAAAGAACAATGTACCGGATAAAGTGAGTACTCATAATTACGAGAAATGCACATACAAACCAGTTAAATCTTCGGAGGATATAGTCTTATCTCCACGGAAGAATCGCGTGATAATGAATTTAGATATACCGGTGCATGATTCAGAAAAGGCTGGCTTAGGCGTTAGCGTTAAAGGCAAAACCAACAGTTGTGATGATAACACCAATATGGATTTaggtatttttataaaaagtgtTATCCACGGAGGTGCAGCATCGAGGGACGGTCGTTTGCGGACCAATGATCAATTGCTCAGAGTTAACGGCGTATCTTTGCTGGGGCTATCTAATTCCGAAGCAATGGAAACTTTAAGAAGAGCAATGCTTAACACAGACAGCTCAGTAACTGGTGTGATTAATCTTATAATAGCTAGAAGAGTATCATCGTACGACACGAGTGACAAGAATACTCCAGATAATATACAATCTCATCGTAAGCCAGAAGTTAGTAGTATATACATATCCGATTCTGCTAAAATAAACGATAACATAGTCAAGGAAAAGAACACTTCAAATTCTCAAACCGATGTTCTGGATAACGGAGGATTATTATCTTGCGTTACAACTTCGCCGTGGAATCCTGTCATTGATAGATTAACTGAGCAATACAGCAAGAGCAGCCTAAGAAACGAAAGTTATTGCCTCGCTACGAATAAAACATGGATCGAGCCTATTAATAATGTGAAGAAAATTATAGGATCCCGCGACGATCGAGAAGCAGTATTGCTCGAAGAATCTAACAATGATAGCTCTCAAGGAAACGACGCGAAACGAAATACTGAGGATAAAGACAGCCAATATTCCGGAGATCCTACATACGATAGTCAGTTATCTTTGGAAGAATTAAATTCGTCTTCAAATAAGTTTTCCCGCGATGCTCTTGGTAGACAGAGCATGTCTGAGAAACGACACGCTGCACTCGACGCTAAAAATACGGATACttacaaaagaaataagaaactACGTGAAAgcagagaaaataaaaatacggaTCAACTTAATCAGAAATCGACGAGCCAAACGAGTAATCACTTAAGTGACTTAGGAGATTCAAAGAGAAGCAGTAAATCGAAAACTTTTGAGAAACATACGAGTTTCGAAAAGCACGTAAAGGCCTTAGCTGGAAATACAAATGTCGACAATAATGTAAAACACTATGAAAAGCCTGTTGACGTTGCTCAATCGGAATATATGTACACTATACCCGGATGCAATAATAAGTTTCTTTCGCCAAAAAAACATTGGCTTGTGGATGATGTACATAGCGAAGTTACGAGTAGCAATAATATCAAAGATGAGAGAGAAGGCTTTTCGAATAGTCGCGGGGATGTAAAACAGGCATCTCTCAATTCAGCATTAGATGACCGAtataaacgaaagaaaaatggcCTTCGGTCAATACTCCGATTAAATAGAAATAGGAAATCACTTAACTTCGAAGGTAGTATAGATACAAGACACGAAACTAGTAAATACTGCAGAATCGGTTATATCGCATAA
- the LOC139109410 gene encoding large ribosomal subunit protein uL10m-like, translating into MYLLRYKLYVYIIFQITSNTILYQQKRFRGKINIQKPRQPHYLRTLVNEFLTPYYPSPNEGKTLEELCRKPTKIIEEEKKKKEYNPYEIIIAREVRNWFDNSKMIAIFHQNPMSRDDEFELTVALRKENMYFKRYSKKIMTLALTDSPYTATMPLYMCHFAIIFGSDVNATALEKIVKNFPQIILLGGVLEEHVLTKENFLRYGKMDLTSSRVHLVQLLQSAGGNNLNRQLTHHQSTLVARLKQIGTNETTSGENEESVPV; encoded by the exons ATGTACTTActacgatataaattatatgtatacataa TATTTCAGATTACTTCAAATACAATTCTCTATCAACAAAAACGTTTTCGAGGCAAAATCAACATACAAAAGCCCAGACAGCCACATTATTTGAGGACATTGGTAAATGAATTTCTGACGCCGTACTACCCATCTCCAAATGAAGGAAAAACATTAGAGGAATTGTGCCGCAAACcaacaaaaattattgaagaagaaaagaaaaagaaggaatatAATCCTTATGAAATAATCATAGCACGTGAGGTTCGCAATTGGTTCGACAATTCGAAAATGATTGCTATTTTCCATCAAAATCCTATGTCAAGAGATGACGAGTTCGAGTTAACAGTTGCATTGAGGAAGGAGAATATGTACTTCAAACGATATAGCAAAAAGATTATGACCTTAGCACTGACGGATTCACCTTACACGGCGACAATGCCGTTATATATGTGTCACTTTGCCATTATATTTGGCTCTGATGTAAACGCCACTGCTctagaaaaaattgttaagaaCTTtccacaaattattttattag GAGGTGTACTAGAGGAACATGTACTCACCAAGGAAAACTTTTTGAGATATGGCAAAATGGATCTTACATCATCGCGAGTTCATCTCGTTCAATTATTGCAGAGTGCAGGCGGTAACAACTTAAATCGGCAGCTCACGCATCATCAATCCACATTAGTTGCACGATTAAAACAGATTGGTACAAACGAAACAACTTCCGGAGAGAACGAAGAATCGGTGCCCGTATAA